A portion of the Marinobacter alexandrii genome contains these proteins:
- a CDS encoding Ig-like domain-containing protein: MKAFKFLILIWLVGCIQTDLEDPFPPTIRIDNSINEIDFRVSGSYILSAIYTDDTGEPIETDAIWESSDENILSFNGNIATVHAEGTVIIDVATNGINDSHTVETLASRGSLLITGSVPVVQIGNSSPFKFNFIDIDGKTNNLESAIWSSSNESVATIDSNGTVEAVSAGTTTISLIVDGIGQTTNLEVITDDVTVDPAVRLLSFAQFLSVNNSFQFEADYLQSDGTVDESAMISWASTDGLSVDQNGLVTAVKSGTSIIDASFGKFNTSIEVTVEGDEISTRSGSLRGTGYDIEGDFLLGENEDGDLILTIENYKPDGPGPYFYLTNQDRNVSNGLNLGDAGTAGTVTINISQIDDTVEASTFDFLMIWCEPFNVRLGIGAFEN; the protein is encoded by the coding sequence ATGAAAGCTTTTAAATTTTTAATCCTCATTTGGTTAGTGGGGTGTATTCAAACGGATTTAGAAGATCCCTTTCCCCCGACTATTAGAATTGATAACTCAATCAACGAAATAGATTTTAGAGTCTCAGGTTCTTATATCTTAAGTGCCATATATACGGATGATACTGGAGAACCTATCGAAACCGATGCAATTTGGGAGAGTTCAGACGAAAATATTTTGTCCTTTAATGGGAATATCGCAACAGTACATGCAGAAGGGACTGTGATAATAGACGTTGCTACGAATGGAATCAATGATTCTCATACTGTGGAAACGTTAGCTTCTAGAGGATCTCTTCTAATAACAGGGTCAGTACCTGTTGTTCAGATAGGAAATAGTTCTCCATTTAAGTTTAATTTTATAGATATAGATGGTAAGACAAACAACCTAGAGTCCGCTATATGGTCTTCATCTAATGAAAGCGTAGCTACTATTGATAGCAATGGAACTGTTGAGGCTGTAAGCGCAGGTACTACTACTATTTCTCTAATAGTGGATGGTATAGGTCAAACGACCAATCTGGAAGTCATCACAGATGACGTAACCGTAGATCCAGCTGTCAGACTACTTTCTTTTGCACAATTTTTATCAGTCAATAATTCGTTTCAGTTTGAGGCGGACTACCTCCAATCAGACGGAACAGTAGATGAATCTGCTATGATCTCTTGGGCCTCTACCGATGGTCTTTCCGTTGATCAAAATGGATTAGTCACGGCGGTTAAAAGCGGAACAAGTATTATCGATGCTTCTTTCGGAAAATTCAATACCTCCATAGAGGTAACAGTAGAAGGTGATGAAATATCTACAAGAAGCGGTTCACTAAGAGGCACAGGATATGATATAGAAGGAGATTTCTTATTAGGTGAGAATGAAGACGGAGACTTAATTCTTACGATTGAGAACTACAAACCGGATGGACCTGGGCCTTACTTCTATTTAACGAATCAAGATAGAAACGTAAGTAATGGCCTTAATCTCGGAGACGCTGGTACTGCTGGAACAGTAACCATAAACATCTCACAGATTGATGATACTGTAGAAGCAAGTACCTTCGATTTTTTAATGATTTGGTGCGAGCCGTTTAATGTAAGGTTGGGCATTGGTGCTTTTGAAAACTAG
- a CDS encoding transporter has product MRRIFIVCLFLTLSICALAGGGWTKKKGKTYLKLSQYTIIADQYFNPEGNLISINPRISFYNTALYGEYGLSDKITAEVYFPFFSRSVLNSLQRRNGDFVQGDEVSSIGDINIGFKFAISQKGPTVFSGKVTFGLPTGDASGGKTGTLQTGDGEFNQMLTLDIGHSFYPVPVYANASVSINNRTKGFSDEFRFSFEAGLTLNKFILIGRLIGVESLMNGDSADNANQGVFGNNIEYLSLMPELVYKIKENFGVTAAIGTAFSGRQVLANPSYEVGFFLDI; this is encoded by the coding sequence ATGAGAAGAATATTTATAGTTTGCCTTTTTCTAACATTATCAATTTGTGCCTTGGCTGGTGGCGGATGGACTAAAAAGAAAGGCAAAACATATTTAAAACTGAGCCAGTACACCATTATCGCTGATCAATATTTTAACCCTGAAGGAAATTTGATCAGCATCAACCCTCGTATTTCATTTTACAACACAGCACTTTACGGCGAATATGGATTATCAGACAAGATAACTGCCGAGGTATATTTTCCATTTTTTTCAAGATCGGTACTCAACTCTTTGCAAAGAAGAAATGGTGATTTTGTTCAAGGGGATGAGGTTTCCTCCATTGGGGACATTAACATTGGATTTAAGTTTGCCATAAGCCAAAAAGGACCAACCGTATTTAGTGGGAAAGTTACGTTTGGACTACCAACAGGAGATGCTTCTGGTGGAAAAACAGGCACCTTACAGACTGGAGATGGTGAATTCAACCAAATGCTGACTCTGGATATTGGTCATTCATTTTACCCAGTTCCTGTTTATGCCAATGCCTCTGTATCCATTAATAATCGAACTAAGGGATTTTCCGATGAGTTTAGATTCTCTTTCGAGGCTGGACTTACGTTAAATAAATTCATTCTTATCGGAAGACTAATCGGAGTTGAATCGCTCATGAATGGAGATTCAGCAGATAATGCGAATCAAGGAGTATTCGGAAATAACATTGAATACTTATCGCTGATGCCAGAACTTGTATATAAAATCAAAGAAAATTTTGGTGTGACGGCCGCAATTGGAACTGCCTTTTCAGGGCGTCAAGTATTAGCAAACCCGTCATACGAAGTTGGATTTTTTTTAGACATTTAA
- a CDS encoding DOMON domain-containing protein, which produces MKYLFIFLFVATSSPYKTLEAEGFKLEWRHIDDHVQVNITAPSLGWVAVGFTEGTDIVNTNLIQGYVKNGEVLIQDQYVTGFGEHPPAEALAVPSRIFDLKGSEKEGNTTLSFCIYKDKVDKLHYDLSEGREINIWLAYSISDDLNHHSRKRILQKVRL; this is translated from the coding sequence ATGAAATATTTATTTATTTTTCTATTTGTGGCAACAAGTAGTCCATATAAAACACTGGAAGCAGAGGGCTTCAAGTTGGAATGGAGGCATATTGACGATCATGTTCAAGTAAACATTACAGCCCCATCCTTAGGATGGGTTGCTGTCGGTTTCACAGAAGGAACGGACATTGTAAATACGAATCTTATCCAAGGATATGTGAAAAATGGGGAGGTTCTGATACAAGATCAGTACGTTACTGGTTTCGGTGAACACCCTCCTGCGGAGGCTTTAGCTGTACCTAGCAGAATTTTCGATTTGAAAGGAAGCGAGAAAGAGGGGAACACTACCTTATCTTTTTGTATCTATAAAGACAAGGTTGATAAGCTTCACTATGACCTTTCGGAAGGAAGAGAAATCAACATTTGGCTTGCCTACAGTATTTCGGATGATTTGAACCACCATTCTAGAAAACGTATTCTACAAAAAGTAAGGCTTTAG
- a CDS encoding MarR family transcriptional regulator: protein MREKDKSLNEVYFFWMDRAMKAQRKAKNRFFKKLGVDLTSDQWIILKRLSEVENQTQKELADAVSKDPASITRSLDILEKNGMIERRSADRRSFMVLLTKQGQGLVDKVIPEAVIYRQKGISGLSEKDMKTFKKVLDTIYINFSRE from the coding sequence ATGAGGGAAAAGGATAAGTCTTTGAATGAGGTGTATTTCTTTTGGATGGATCGGGCAATGAAAGCTCAACGAAAAGCTAAAAATCGATTCTTCAAAAAGCTTGGAGTAGATCTTACTTCTGATCAATGGATTATCCTGAAGCGATTGAGTGAGGTAGAAAATCAAACTCAGAAAGAACTGGCGGATGCAGTATCTAAGGATCCAGCTTCTATTACGCGTTCACTTGATATTTTGGAAAAGAATGGAATGATAGAAAGAAGAAGTGCAGACAGGAGGTCATTCATGGTTCTTTTAACTAAACAAGGACAAGGTCTGGTTGATAAAGTGATTCCTGAGGCGGTCATTTATCGTCAAAAGGGAATTAGTGGTCTCTCAGAAAAGGATATGAAAACCTTCAAAAAAGTACTAGATACTATTTATATCAATTTCAGTAGGGAATAA
- a CDS encoding nuclear transport factor 2 family protein, whose translation MIKTSLFLLGMSLYAVAVGQAGSDKDFIKKAIESYASSGDQQNVKNLSDILHDQYRLVWYGGKDDPFVADKSAFISQFEKKEWGGDSRKVTIKSIEVFDDSNAVVKVVLNGNQAQMRSFLSLIKVGSDWKIIGELVTATFK comes from the coding sequence ATGATTAAAACTTCATTATTCCTTCTTGGAATGAGCTTGTATGCAGTAGCTGTAGGACAGGCAGGATCAGACAAAGATTTTATTAAGAAAGCAATTGAGTCTTATGCTTCATCTGGTGATCAGCAAAATGTGAAAAACTTAAGTGATATTTTACACGATCAATACAGATTGGTTTGGTACGGAGGCAAGGACGACCCTTTTGTTGCAGATAAGTCAGCCTTTATTTCTCAATTTGAAAAGAAAGAGTGGGGTGGAGATAGCCGAAAAGTGACGATTAAATCCATTGAAGTATTTGATGATTCAAACGCTGTTGTCAAGGTTGTCCTTAATGGGAATCAAGCGCAAATGCGATCTTTTCTTTCGCTTATTAAGGTAGGTAGTGATTGGAAAATCATTGGAGAATTAGTTACTGCTACATTCAAGTAG
- a CDS encoding helix-turn-helix transcriptional regulator: MLFENRPPARLLKDLVKEYWIFEDLDHASSTQKIIPDGYSEIIIHYGDPYEINLRGSWESQSSFLFSSQISKYFHLRNTGISKMIGIKLHPTAFFELFHKEVSNYTDQVISLDHLTSVGELEKLKAAYSINDKVELAENWLLDHLKDISEQTKIRKCISMIFDSHGMIEIEEISQKINLSTRQVERLFKKVVGLTPKFYSRIIRFNYIFEVMKEQKDSWVKTALQSGYFDQSHFIKNFKEFTGEEPSAYGFDKANLANFFLKK; this comes from the coding sequence ATGCTATTTGAAAACAGGCCGCCCGCAAGACTATTAAAAGATTTGGTGAAAGAATACTGGATTTTTGAGGATCTTGATCATGCCTCATCAACTCAAAAAATCATCCCAGATGGCTATAGTGAAATAATCATCCATTATGGAGATCCTTATGAGATAAACTTAAGAGGATCATGGGAGTCTCAGTCATCCTTTCTATTCTCGAGTCAGATTAGTAAATACTTCCATCTTCGCAATACTGGAATTTCAAAGATGATAGGAATTAAGCTACACCCTACAGCCTTTTTCGAACTCTTCCACAAAGAAGTATCAAATTATACCGATCAGGTAATTTCACTTGATCATTTAACCTCTGTTGGAGAGCTTGAAAAGTTAAAAGCTGCTTACTCTATTAATGATAAAGTTGAGTTAGCAGAAAATTGGCTACTAGATCATTTAAAAGACATCTCCGAACAAACTAAAATCAGGAAATGCATTTCCATGATATTTGATTCCCATGGCATGATAGAAATCGAAGAAATTTCTCAAAAAATAAATCTTAGTACAAGGCAAGTGGAGCGTCTATTCAAAAAAGTTGTAGGCCTGACTCCAAAATTCTACTCTCGCATTATTCGGTTCAATTACATATTTGAAGTGATGAAAGAGCAAAAAGATTCCTGGGTGAAAACAGCATTACAATCAGGGTACTTTGATCAATCTCATTTCATCAAAAATTTCAAAGAATTTACTGGCGAAGAGCCTTCAGCCTATGGTTTTGATAAAGCAAACCTAGCAAACTTCTTTCTTAAGAAGTAG
- a CDS encoding DUF6265 family protein — protein sequence MGKIFAFIIALAYTQLSFGQSMKDFKWLEGKWERQNVKPGTSAFEVWGKAKNGYKGQGISLKGRDTTFVENLSLVKKDTDFYYVADVSSNTEPTYFKITSISKMGFVSENPQHDFPKKIEYTLDGDKLTVVISAGEKAIGFVFIKEK from the coding sequence ATGGGAAAAATATTTGCATTCATAATCGCGTTGGCATATACTCAATTATCATTCGGGCAATCCATGAAAGATTTTAAATGGCTTGAAGGAAAATGGGAAAGACAAAATGTAAAACCAGGAACGAGCGCATTTGAAGTGTGGGGGAAAGCAAAAAATGGATACAAAGGCCAGGGTATATCTCTGAAAGGTCGCGACACCACATTTGTAGAAAATTTAAGCCTAGTAAAAAAAGATACTGATTTTTATTACGTGGCAGATGTAAGTAGCAATACAGAACCAACTTACTTTAAGATTACATCCATATCCAAAATGGGGTTTGTGAGTGAAAATCCTCAACATGATTTTCCAAAGAAAATAGAATACACTCTTGATGGTGATAAACTCACTGTAGTTATTTCGGCTGGAGAAAAAGCAATCGGCTTTGTTTTTATAAAAGAGAAGTGA
- a CDS encoding DnaJ domain-containing protein, which translates to MNHYEVLEISANANQSEIKSAYRRLVKRYHPDINPDPLAAQRMIHINEAYEILSDTTTRNLYDLFLQGVPVKTVLKETTPEQKYRTEYIRNRIREQRNRMEQQFLFKQRFYRYFRILNIIFFGFALLLTFDYYYSFTEYTYETDDVILGRYETYIQVAKGGKIATDRSFYKDYKGSEMNGVVIRHSSILYRPQKVRSINGKREYFIHGTIYSFRNTFSVIIFIFSLVVIGNKRYTDFRLSCGLLSFICFLYMFLMLTTS; encoded by the coding sequence ATGAATCATTATGAGGTCTTAGAGATAAGTGCTAATGCAAATCAAAGTGAGATTAAATCGGCATACAGGAGGCTTGTGAAAAGGTATCACCCAGACATTAACCCAGATCCTTTAGCTGCCCAAAGAATGATCCACATCAATGAGGCCTATGAGATTCTATCAGATACTACAACCAGAAACTTGTATGATCTTTTCCTTCAAGGCGTTCCAGTGAAAACCGTACTGAAAGAGACCACTCCAGAACAGAAATATAGGACAGAATATATCCGGAATAGGATAAGGGAACAGAGGAACAGGATGGAGCAACAATTTCTGTTTAAGCAACGATTCTATCGGTATTTCAGAATCCTAAATATCATATTTTTTGGCTTTGCCCTATTGCTTACTTTCGACTATTACTATTCGTTCACTGAATATACATATGAAACGGATGATGTGATATTAGGAAGGTATGAAACTTACATTCAAGTTGCTAAAGGAGGAAAGATTGCAACAGACCGATCGTTTTATAAAGACTATAAGGGAAGTGAAATGAATGGTGTTGTAATCAGACATTCTTCAATTTTGTACAGGCCACAAAAAGTACGATCAATTAATGGGAAAAGAGAATATTTTATTCATGGAACCATTTATTCTTTCAGGAATACATTTTCAGTAATCATTTTCATTTTTTCACTAGTCGTGATTGGAAACAAACGATACACTGACTTCCGTCTTAGTTGTGGCTTGCTTTCATTTATATGTTTTCTGTATATGTTTTTAATGCTAACTACTAGCTAG
- a CDS encoding glycosyltransferase family 2 protein, giving the protein MNRPDIRVIIPAFNEQNAVGLVIDEIPKEWVTEVIVVDNGSTDDTYEQAKSRGATTLKEPARGYGNACLKGMSHIAESSTKPDIVVFLDGDHSDYPKQLIDLVKPIIEDEVNLVIGSRALGQKEKGSMTPQQIFGNWLATFLIKLFYQVKYTDLGPFRAIDYESLLKISMEDRTYGWTVEMQLKAAKLNLHTKDIPVDYRQRIGVSKVSGTVKGTIGAGYKIIYTIFKYL; this is encoded by the coding sequence TTGAATAGACCAGACATTCGAGTAATCATTCCCGCATTCAATGAACAGAATGCGGTAGGTTTGGTCATTGATGAAATTCCTAAGGAGTGGGTCACAGAGGTTATTGTAGTAGACAATGGCTCTACAGATGACACATACGAACAAGCTAAATCCAGAGGAGCTACAACGCTTAAAGAACCTGCACGGGGATACGGAAACGCCTGTCTAAAAGGTATGTCACACATTGCTGAATCTTCTACCAAGCCAGATATCGTCGTTTTTCTGGATGGTGATCATTCTGACTACCCAAAACAATTGATCGATCTGGTAAAACCAATTATAGAAGATGAAGTTAATTTGGTTATTGGCTCCAGGGCCTTAGGCCAAAAAGAAAAAGGAAGCATGACTCCTCAACAAATCTTTGGAAATTGGTTGGCTACTTTTTTAATAAAACTTTTTTACCAAGTAAAATATACCGATCTAGGTCCATTTAGAGCCATAGATTATGAAAGTCTGCTTAAAATCAGCATGGAGGATCGAACATATGGATGGACAGTAGAGATGCAATTAAAAGCTGCTAAGCTAAATTTGCATACGAAAGATATTCCTGTGGACTACAGACAAAGAATCGGCGTTTCAAAAGTGAGTGGTACGGTAAAGGGAACGATAGGTGCCGGGTATAAAATCATTTATACAATTTTTAAATATCTATAA
- a CDS encoding cellulose synthase family protein, which produces MEWLVIVLYGVTLLIICLFSLGQFNLTWHYLKARKQKEEATEELSEYPVVTVQLPVFNERYVVERLIDAVVKIDYPKEKLEIQVLDDSDDETIQIIENKVTEYVAKGWDIHHVRRPERIGYKAGALAYGMEKAKGEFIAIFDADFVPNPEFLVRTLTKFSNEKVGMVQTKWSHLNTDYGSLTKIQAFWLDAHFTVEQKGREHAGSFINFNGTAGVWRKECIKDAGGWQYDTITEDLDLSYRAQLKGWKFVYKEEIESPAELPVLIPAVKSQQYRWNKGAAETARKTLGKVLTSNIGWNHKIRAVFHLLNSSVFLLLLIAAVLSIPMLYIKEYNPDLALVFDLGSIFIIGFLAMGFFYWVAAKATHPEYTFRYFIRNFPMFLAFSMGMALHNSIAVVEGYLGIKTPFVRTPKFNVQSKGDSWKGNQYLNKVLTPVTFMEGLLSIYFIYGIFSGFKLEDYGLLLFHGMLAIGFAYVFILSVKPMKYQG; this is translated from the coding sequence GTGGAATGGTTAGTCATAGTACTTTATGGGGTTACGTTGTTGATCATTTGCCTTTTCAGTTTGGGTCAATTCAATCTTACATGGCATTATTTGAAAGCCAGAAAACAGAAAGAAGAAGCTACTGAAGAACTTTCAGAATATCCGGTAGTTACGGTTCAGTTGCCCGTTTTCAATGAACGCTATGTAGTTGAAAGATTAATTGATGCTGTGGTTAAGATTGATTACCCAAAAGAGAAATTGGAAATTCAGGTGCTTGATGATTCCGATGATGAGACAATACAAATCATTGAAAATAAGGTGACTGAATATGTCGCCAAAGGCTGGGACATCCATCATGTAAGAAGGCCAGAACGTATCGGATATAAAGCCGGAGCTCTAGCCTATGGCATGGAAAAAGCGAAAGGTGAGTTCATTGCAATTTTTGATGCTGACTTTGTTCCAAATCCTGAATTCCTTGTTCGAACGCTCACAAAATTTAGTAATGAGAAGGTAGGCATGGTTCAGACCAAATGGAGTCACCTCAATACAGACTATGGCTCACTTACTAAGATTCAAGCATTTTGGTTGGATGCTCATTTTACTGTAGAACAAAAAGGTAGAGAGCATGCTGGAAGCTTCATAAACTTCAATGGTACCGCCGGAGTATGGCGCAAAGAATGTATAAAAGATGCCGGAGGTTGGCAGTATGATACCATCACAGAGGATCTCGACTTAAGCTACAGGGCTCAATTGAAAGGGTGGAAATTTGTCTATAAAGAAGAAATAGAATCTCCTGCAGAGCTACCAGTTCTTATTCCTGCCGTAAAATCACAGCAATATCGATGGAACAAAGGGGCAGCTGAAACTGCACGAAAAACATTAGGGAAAGTATTGACCTCTAACATAGGCTGGAATCATAAAATAAGAGCCGTATTTCATTTGCTCAATAGCTCCGTCTTTTTGCTACTTCTAATTGCTGCAGTATTGAGTATACCTATGCTTTATATCAAAGAGTATAATCCAGATTTAGCGCTAGTATTTGACTTGGGAAGTATTTTCATTATTGGTTTTTTAGCCATGGGGTTCTTCTATTGGGTTGCAGCAAAAGCCACACATCCAGAGTATACTTTTCGTTATTTTATTCGCAATTTCCCTATGTTTCTGGCCTTTTCAATGGGCATGGCTCTTCACAACTCCATTGCAGTTGTGGAAGGATATCTAGGAATTAAAACACCGTTTGTAAGAACTCCTAAATTCAATGTCCAGTCAAAAGGTGACTCTTGGAAAGGAAATCAATATTTGAATAAAGTGCTAACCCCCGTCACATTTATGGAAGGGCTGTTATCCATCTATTTCATCTATGGAATTTTTTCAGGATTCAAATTAGAAGATTATGGTCTTTTACTTTTCCATGGAATGCTAGCGATTGGTTTTGCTTATGTATTTATTTTGTCGGTAAAACCGATGAAGTACCAAGGCTAA
- a CDS encoding glycosyltransferase family 87 protein translates to MPIQNKTGYYTFFLVFFLALLSISNWIERHETMPLLFAYSSAFISYVFILLRPKNSNLLLASGVIIRFLFFLSLPILSDDLYRFIWDGTLLKNGIHPFAELPGYYLSQGIPEVSKELFNRLNSPNYFTIYPPLNQFIFWLSAVIGNGDWLVSANIIRLILYGADIGSFILLKQLLKHYGKSENLAFWYFLNPLVILEFVGNLHFEGLVIFFLLLGVYAYEKNKKTLSGIGLGLAIGTKLLPLIFLPFFFLKGIKEKKWSAAILGGLIGILTLLPMLNQSFIDGMQESLDLYFRSFEFNASLYFIAREIGHWIYGYNNIALIGPLLSIFSILSILSISVFGLIKKWSVPKTLLFILTTYLLLATTVHPWYILPLVVFGVLSGYWYPIIWSAMIFLTYVGYTKEGFELPMFIVVIEYSITGLVLLTEIRIKNRL, encoded by the coding sequence ATGCCTATTCAGAACAAGACTGGCTATTATACTTTTTTTTTAGTCTTTTTTCTTGCTCTTTTATCCATCAGTAATTGGATAGAAAGGCATGAAACAATGCCCCTCCTATTTGCTTATTCCAGTGCATTTATTAGCTACGTATTTATTCTGTTAAGGCCGAAAAACTCAAACCTACTCTTAGCTTCTGGGGTAATTATTCGCTTCCTTTTCTTCCTGAGTCTCCCTATCCTTTCTGATGACTTATATCGTTTTATCTGGGATGGGACATTATTAAAAAATGGCATTCATCCATTCGCAGAACTGCCCGGTTATTATTTAAGCCAAGGAATTCCCGAGGTTAGCAAAGAGCTATTCAATCGGCTCAATTCACCAAACTACTTCACGATCTACCCACCACTTAACCAATTCATTTTTTGGTTGAGTGCCGTTATTGGGAATGGAGATTGGTTGGTATCAGCAAACATAATTCGGCTCATTTTGTATGGTGCTGATATTGGATCGTTTATTCTCTTGAAGCAACTACTCAAGCACTACGGGAAATCAGAAAACCTTGCTTTCTGGTACTTCCTCAACCCATTAGTCATTCTTGAATTTGTTGGAAATTTACACTTTGAAGGGTTAGTCATCTTTTTTCTTTTACTAGGCGTTTATGCTTATGAGAAAAATAAAAAAACACTTTCTGGCATTGGATTGGGCTTAGCAATAGGAACCAAACTACTCCCTCTTATCTTTCTTCCCTTTTTCTTCCTAAAGGGGATAAAAGAAAAAAAATGGAGTGCTGCTATTCTTGGAGGATTAATAGGGATATTGACACTTCTCCCAATGCTAAACCAATCTTTTATCGATGGGATGCAGGAAAGCCTAGACCTCTACTTTCGGTCGTTTGAGTTTAATGCAAGCCTTTACTTTATTGCTCGTGAAATAGGCCACTGGATCTACGGGTATAATAATATTGCCTTAATCGGGCCCTTGCTTTCTATTTTTTCAATATTGAGCATACTAAGTATTTCTGTCTTTGGATTAATAAAAAAATGGTCAGTGCCCAAGACTCTTTTATTCATTCTAACGACATACCTTTTACTTGCCACCACAGTCCATCCATGGTATATTCTCCCTTTGGTTGTCTTTGGGGTATTGTCCGGTTACTGGTACCCAATTATCTGGTCAGCCATGATATTTTTGACTTATGTTGGATATACTAAAGAAGGTTTTGAACTTCCTATGTTCATAGTTGTTATCGAATATTCAATAACAGGTTTAGTTTTGCTAACTGAAATACGAATAAAAAATAGGTTATGA
- a CDS encoding rhodanese-like domain-containing protein: MKKYLPPFIILLVSSFASCGQKTFDQKMESLYKKTVPLIKSDSLKSKLNNVVILDTRAEQEYNISHISGARFVDYDDFEIDQVKDIPKDQEVIVYCSVGYRSERVGEKLQKAGFKNVKNLYGGIFDWKNQGYDVIGSNNLATDSVHTYNKSWGQWLYKGIKVYD, from the coding sequence ATGAAAAAATACCTACCTCCATTCATCATTTTACTTGTTTCTTCCTTCGCTTCGTGTGGGCAAAAAACATTTGATCAAAAAATGGAAAGTCTTTATAAAAAGACGGTCCCTCTAATTAAATCGGATTCGTTGAAATCAAAACTTAATAATGTTGTAATCTTAGATACTCGGGCAGAACAAGAGTATAATATAAGTCATATCTCAGGAGCACGATTTGTTGATTATGACGACTTTGAAATAGATCAGGTCAAGGATATTCCTAAAGACCAAGAGGTTATCGTTTACTGTTCTGTGGGGTATAGAAGTGAAAGAGTTGGAGAAAAACTTCAAAAAGCCGGATTCAAGAATGTGAAAAATCTCTACGGAGGTATTTTTGATTGGAAAAATCAAGGATATGATGTGATTGGATCAAACAATCTGGCAACTGATAGTGTACATACATATAACAAGTCATGGGGACAATGGCTTTACAAAGGAATAAAAGTATATGACTGA